The Algoriphagus halophilus sequence TCCAATGGCCATGATTAAAAAGAATACGATTAAACTGACTACAATTACCAATTTGAAGTCAGAGAAAAAATGAAACCTATATTTTACCATAGGTTCATAGGGAACCAAATTGGCGAGCATCACTAACTCATCACCAACTTCAGGGCTTGATTCAGGAATAAAAATATCCTGATTTCTCCAAAGGTTACTTACATAATCTTGGGTAGCTTGGTAATCCGAGATTTCTTCATAAACCAAAAACTCTGGTTGAAGTAAAGGGGAATCAACTGCAAGGTATTCTGCACCTGCCGCATACCAAGAAGAAAAATTAGGATAGGTTTTTGAAACCCAGGTAGAATTATCAAGTTGACTGAATTGAAAGGTAGAATCTGATAATAAGGCTTCATAACCTTCTTTCAATTCCAATTTATAGCGGTATTCCAAAGAAGGAATTTCTTCTTGTTGTTCTAAAAACTTAAAAAAGGTAGTGGAATCCCTATAAGGTAAACTGTCTTGGGCAAAAGACACTCCAAGACTGATTGTATGTAATAGAACAATACTAAAACCTAGCGTAAAGAGTTTTCCCATATATTACCTGATAATACGTTTTACCCGAATTGCTAATTCATTGGGATTAAAAGGCTTCGGAATAAAATCAGCCACGCCAAGATTAAATGCTTCCAATACAATTTTTTCCTCTTCACCTAATGAACTCAATACAATGATGGGAGTGTCTGGTTTATTTTTTCTTGCATAGTGAATGATTTCAATGCCACTCTTAAAGGGCATCATCACATCTGTAATGATTAAATCAGGATCAAAACTTTCAATAGCTTTGGTCCCTTCATTACCGTCTTGAACAAGATGCGTGATATACCCATCTTTTTTCAACCGAAACTCCACTAAGCTAGAAATCAATAAATCATCCTCAATAATCAGGATTTTTTTCATAATAATCAGGGTGAACTGGTGCCTAAAGATAACATACTGAAACTAATTACAATAAGGATTTACCATTCAAATACTTTTTTCAAACAGTGAATGTATTTAGAGTTTAAGAATTAGTATTTCAAACACCTTGAATAGCCATTGATCAAAAAAATAGCTATAAAAAATAATTAACAAAGGATTCTGTGAAGCCTTTTGTTAGCTTGCTAGATATGTTTAACCATCAATCAATATGAAAAAAACACTACTTAAAGCAGGTGTTCTAGGTTTATTGGTCGCTGGATGGTTTTCTACCAACTCTCTTTATGCACAAAGTGATCCTACAGGTAAAAAACCCGTCACCAGCACCTATGCAATTACAAACGCAACAGTAATTACAGCACCTGGCGCATCTGGAACGAAAGCTACGGTTCTGATTAAGGACGGGGTCATTCAAGGAGTAGGCTCCAACTTGAACATACCATCAGAAGCCCAAGTTATCGCAGGAGATTCACTATTCATTTACCCTGGATTTATCGATGGAGGAAGTGATGCAGGAATTACTGCACCTAAAGATCCAGAAAGACCTAAAGATTTTGTTTCGGCAAACCCACCGGATGAAATTGCAGGAATAACTCCATGGAGATCTGCTGTGGATCAGTATGCTGCAGATGATAAAAGTGTAGAGGATTTCAGAAAAGCTGGCTTTACAGTCGCTCAGATTTTACCGGATGGTGGAATGATAGCCGGAAAAGCTGCAGTGGTGGTTTTCGGTTCTGAATACTCTACCAACGTCTTGAAAACAAATACTGCGTTGGTCTCTAGTTTTAGAGGCGCAAGAGGAATGTACCCTGGCACTGCTGTAGGTGTCATGGCCAAATTCAGAGATATCTATCAAAACACGAAATTATCACAAGGAAGAAGCAATCAATACCAGACAGCTTCTGGAGTAGTGAGACCTGAATTCAATCCTACCTACCAAGCGATGATGGAAGTAATCAATGGTCAAACACCAGTGATGTATACTGCTCCGTCTGAACTGGAAGTTAGAAGAGCATTAAGCTTACAGAAAGAATTGGGCTTCAAATTGATCCTAACTGGCTTAAATGATTACGCCAATGTGATCGATGTGATTAAAGCTGCAAATGTACCGGTATTAATCAGTTTGGAAATTCCAGATGATAAAGCGATCAAAGCTCAAAAAGAAGAGGTAGATGAAGCTACCAAAGCGCAATACTCCAGAGTTCAGGAAGCGTATGATAACGCAATCAAGCAAGCAGGCTTATTGGAAGAAGCAGGAGTTCCATTTGCATTCACTACCAAAGGCACTAAATCTGGAGATGTCATGAAAGCGCTTAGCTCAATGATTGAGCATGGACTTAGCGAAGAAGGTGCTTTAGCGGCTTTGACCACCAATGCAGCAAATGTGTTGGGAATGAGCAGAGTGGCTGGTACCATCGAAAAAGGTAAAATGGCCAATTTGGTAATTACCACTGATCAACTATTTGCAGAAGACAGCCAAATAAAGCATGTGGTGGTTGACGGGTACATTTTTGATTTTGATACCAAACCAAAGAAAAAAGCCAGCAACGGTGATGCTGAAGGTGCCGCCAAAGTTGCAGGAAACTGGGATTACGAGACTGAATCACCTGCTGGAAGTTCTGGAGGTACCTTTGAAATTATTCAAGATGGATCCAGTTATACTGGTACCATTACCTTGGACAACCCTGCTGGAGCGGGTAAAATAAATACTGATTTAGAAGATATCAATGTCAATGGAAAGAACTTGACATTCTCCTTCAATATTGATGCGGGAGGAGACGAAATTACCATCAATGTTTCTGGAGAAGTAGAAGGAGAAAGTTACGATGGCACCATGTCGGTTGCTCAATTCGGTTCATTCCCCTTTACAGCAACACTTAACCCAACCTTAATCGCAATCAAGTAAAGACATGAAAAAATTCAATTATTTTCTTGCTGCTTTGTTGGGACTGAGTATTACTTATGCTTCAGCTCAAACCAAAAAAGGTAGCGTACTGATAAAAAATGCAACCGTATTGACCGTAACTGAAGGAACTCTTGAAAATTCCGATGTTTTGGTTCAAGACGGTATCATCCAACAAGTGGGTCAAAACCTTTCTGCTCCTTCCGGAGTGGAGACGGTGGATGCCACAGGCAAATACCTGATGCCAGGTATCATCGATGCACACTCCCATGTGGCATTAGATGTAGTCAATGAAGCCACTGCTCCTATTGTAGCAGAGGTAAGAATGAGAGATGTAGTGAACCCATTCGAAGTAGGAATCTACAGGGCTTTGGCTGGTGGTGTAACCATCTCCCATGCCATGCACGGTTCTGCCAATGTAGTGGGTGGGCAAAACGTGACGTTAAAACATCGTTGGGGTTCTGAAGATCCTGCTGATATCATCATGCAAGATGCCCCAAGAACGATCAAATTTGCATTGGGAGAAAACCCAACCAGAGTGCATGGTAGAGGAAGAGGAATCCAACCAAGAACTAGAATGGGTGTGGAAGCTATCCTAAGAAATGGGTTCAATGAAGCACTACAGTACAAAAAAGCTTGGGAAGACTACAATCAAGCATCCTCTCAAAAAGGAAATACGCAAGTTGCTCCAGAGTACGATGAGCGTCTTCAGACTTTGGTTGATATCCTGGATGGAAAGATCATCATTCACTGTCACTCCTACCGGGCTGATGAAATCTACATGTTGATCAATGTGGCAAGAGACTTTGGTATTACCAAACTGGTATTCCAACACACCAACGAAGGCTTTAAAGTAGCCCCTGAAATTGCAGAATACACCATGGGTGCTTCTGTATTTGCAGACTGGTGGGCTTACAAGTTTGAGGTGTACTACTCTACTGCTTTCAATGCGGCAATTCTTACCGAGAACGGTGCGATTACTTCTATCAACTCTGATTCCGCTGAATTGATCCGTCACTTATACCATGAAGCTGCAAAAACCCAGCGCTATGGGGGAATGACGGATGAACAGGCACTTTCTATGATTACGATCAATCCAGCGAGACAATTGGGAATTGCTGACAAAGTAGGTTCTATTGAAGTAGGTAAGCAGGCTGATTTGGTCTTATTTGAAGGTCATCCTTTATCCGTATATGCAAAACCTCAGCAAACCTATGTTGACGGAGTAAAATACTTTGATATCGAAACAGACGAAGATGATCAGCGATTAAGAGTAAGTCCTACTGAAATGGTTGAACCGATTTATATGATTGAAGAAGATCATCAATGTATGCAGGGAACAGAGTTGTATTTCTCTGACATTTCCAAAACTTTATTTAACATCAATTATTAATTCTCCAAAATCAATAGAAGACATGAAAAGAATGACTAAAGCCTTTTTCGCCTTCCTGATAGCCTTTTTGCCACTAATGGCAATGGCTCAGATTGATGGGGAATTTGTAAAACCTCGAACAGGAAAGTTCTTGTTGCAAAATGCAACCGTGGTGACCATCACCAAAGGCACATTGTCCAATACTTCGGTATTGGTAGAAGATGGAAAAATTGCCCAAGTGGGAACAAATATCTCCGCAGATGGAGCAGAAGTGATCGATTGTACTGGAATGTTTATCTATCCAGGTATGATTGACAGTGGCACCAGACTAGGTTTGGTGGAAGTAAGCTCTGTAGCAGAAACCAATGATTATTCTGAAGTAGGGAATGTATCTCCTAATATGCAGGCCTTGACCGCGGTCAACCCTAATTCTGAAGCCATCCCGGTTACCCGAGTTTCTGGGGTTACTACCACCCTGACCATCCCTTCCGGGGGGCTGTTTCCAGGTACTGCTGCATTGATCAATTTAGTAGGATATACTCCGGATCAAATGTATGCTGGTTTCAAAGCTGTGGTAATGAACTTCCCTTCTTCAGCTAGAAGAGGGAGATTTGATAGAAGATCTGATGATGACATCAAAAAGGATAATGAAAAAGCACTAAAAGAAGCCAATGAGGTTTGGGAGAAAGCCAAGACCTATCATCAGCT is a genomic window containing:
- a CDS encoding response regulator transcription factor gives rise to the protein MKKILIIEDDLLISSLVEFRLKKDGYITHLVQDGNEGTKAIESFDPDLIITDVMMPFKSGIEIIHYARKNKPDTPIIVLSSLGEEEKIVLEAFNLGVADFIPKPFNPNELAIRVKRIIR
- a CDS encoding amidohydrolase family protein, translated to MKKTLLKAGVLGLLVAGWFSTNSLYAQSDPTGKKPVTSTYAITNATVITAPGASGTKATVLIKDGVIQGVGSNLNIPSEAQVIAGDSLFIYPGFIDGGSDAGITAPKDPERPKDFVSANPPDEIAGITPWRSAVDQYAADDKSVEDFRKAGFTVAQILPDGGMIAGKAAVVVFGSEYSTNVLKTNTALVSSFRGARGMYPGTAVGVMAKFRDIYQNTKLSQGRSNQYQTASGVVRPEFNPTYQAMMEVINGQTPVMYTAPSELEVRRALSLQKELGFKLILTGLNDYANVIDVIKAANVPVLISLEIPDDKAIKAQKEEVDEATKAQYSRVQEAYDNAIKQAGLLEEAGVPFAFTTKGTKSGDVMKALSSMIEHGLSEEGALAALTTNAANVLGMSRVAGTIEKGKMANLVITTDQLFAEDSQIKHVVVDGYIFDFDTKPKKKASNGDAEGAAKVAGNWDYETESPAGSSGGTFEIIQDGSSYTGTITLDNPAGAGKINTDLEDINVNGKNLTFSFNIDAGGDEITINVSGEVEGESYDGTMSVAQFGSFPFTATLNPTLIAIK
- a CDS encoding amidohydrolase, which encodes MKKFNYFLAALLGLSITYASAQTKKGSVLIKNATVLTVTEGTLENSDVLVQDGIIQQVGQNLSAPSGVETVDATGKYLMPGIIDAHSHVALDVVNEATAPIVAEVRMRDVVNPFEVGIYRALAGGVTISHAMHGSANVVGGQNVTLKHRWGSEDPADIIMQDAPRTIKFALGENPTRVHGRGRGIQPRTRMGVEAILRNGFNEALQYKKAWEDYNQASSQKGNTQVAPEYDERLQTLVDILDGKIIIHCHSYRADEIYMLINVARDFGITKLVFQHTNEGFKVAPEIAEYTMGASVFADWWAYKFEVYYSTAFNAAILTENGAITSINSDSAELIRHLYHEAAKTQRYGGMTDEQALSMITINPARQLGIADKVGSIEVGKQADLVLFEGHPLSVYAKPQQTYVDGVKYFDIETDEDDQRLRVSPTEMVEPIYMIEEDHQCMQGTELYFSDISKTLFNINY
- a CDS encoding amidohydrolase family protein — its product is MKRMTKAFFAFLIAFLPLMAMAQIDGEFVKPRTGKFLLQNATVVTITKGTLSNTSVLVEDGKIAQVGTNISADGAEVIDCTGMFIYPGMIDSGTRLGLVEVSSVAETNDYSEVGNVSPNMQALTAVNPNSEAIPVTRVSGVTTTLTIPSGGLFPGTAALINLVGYTPDQMYAGFKAVVMNFPSSARRGRFDRRSDDDIKKDNEKALKEANEVWEKAKTYHQLKSSGATLEYYPEMDQMAKVISGELPMMIEVNAAGDIQNALKWIEGKDAKFIFSGVAEGWRVADEIAEAGIPVLAGPVQELPTRQSDRYDAAYSNPGKMAKAGVKVAIRTNEEENVRNLPFHAAFAAAYGMGKEEAWKAVTINPAEIFGLSDRYGSVEAGKVANLIVSTDDPFETKAQIMHVFINGYRIPLSNRHIRLYQEFLERSPGLKAN